In [Phormidium] sp. ETS-05, the genomic window TGGTTTATCCTACGAAGGGTATTTAGAGTATTTTAATCCAAAGTGCCGTTGAGCGTCAGTTGGAAATTATTGGGGAAGCATCGCGACGAATGTCTGAGGAATTTCGGCAAGAACATCCTCAGATTCCTTGGTCTGGTATTATCGCCCAACGAAATGTAATTGCTCACCAATATGATGAGATTATTCAAGCACAGATTTGGTCTGTGGTGACTGAAGATATTCCGGGGTTAATTGCTCAGTTAGAACCGCTAATTCCTCCGTTACCTCCAGAAATAGAAGAATGATAGTTTATTGAGGTAATTGCAGCCCCAAAGTCAAAATGCAACCCCAGCCTAATATAAAAATCCCAATCTATCCCTGAAAAATTGATTTAAGAAATGCTATAATAATCTCATCTGTCATCGCCAGAAAATATCGGAGGCTAGCCATGATCCAGAGTGCGGAAAAAATCATCTTACCTCCTCCTTTCCCAGACCATACCCAGCTACCAGATAAAGATGGTAC contains:
- a CDS encoding DUF86 domain-containing protein, giving the protein MSEEFRQEHPQIPWSGIIAQRNVIAHQYDEIIQAQIWSVVTEDIPGLIAQLEPLIPPLPPEIEE